Proteins from a genomic interval of Vanessa atalanta chromosome 28, ilVanAtal1.2, whole genome shotgun sequence:
- the LOC125074726 gene encoding proteasome subunit alpha type-2 encodes MASERYSFSLTTFSPSGKLVQIEYALAAVAAGGTSVGIKASNGVVIATENKHKSILYDEHSVNKVEMITGHIGMVYSGMGPDYRLLVTQARKMAQQYFLMYREPIPTAQLVQRVATVMQEYTQSGGVRPFGVSLLICGWDSDRPYLFQCDPSGAYFAWKATAMGKNFNNGKTFLEKRYTEELELDDAVHTAILTLKEGFEGQMTADNIEVGICDSNGFRRLEPAHVKDYLANIP; translated from the exons ATGGCGTCCGAACGTTATAGTTTTTCTCTAACAACTTTtag CCCGTCTGGTAAATTGGTGCAAATTGAATATGCTCTAGCAGCTGTGGCAGCAGGCGGTACTTCCGTCGGTATCAAAG caTCCAATGGAGTCGTGATTGCAACTGAAAACAAACACAAGAGTATTTTGTATGATGAGCACAGTGTCAACAAGGTTGAGATGATTACGGGGCACATTG gGATGGTGTACTCTGGTATGGGCCCTGATTATAGGCTGCTGGTGACGCAGGCACGTAAGATGGCTCAGCAGTACTTCCTCATGTACCGCGAGCCTATACCGACCGCACAGCTGGTGCAGCGTGTTGCTACTGTGATGCAGGAGTACACACAATCAGG GGGTGTCCGACCTTTTGGAGTGTCACTACTAATCTGCGGCTGGGACAGTGATCGCCCGTACCTGTTCCAATGTGATCCGTCTGGAGCTTACTTTGCTTGGAAGGCTACTGCTATGGGAAAGAATTTCAATAATgggaaaacatttttagaaaaaag aTATACCGAGGAGTTGGAATTAGATGATGCGGTGCACACCGCTATCTTAACACTGAAAGAAGGCTTTGAAGGTCAAATGACGGCCGATAACATAGAAGTAGGTATCTGCGACTCGAATGGGTTCCGCAGACTGGAGCCCGCGCACGTTAAGGACTACTTGGCGAATATACCATAA
- the LOC125074802 gene encoding uncharacterized protein LOC125074802 — MMSNLRGVSPLSEAMSDTTLERNRGEKALLTKTPSQSQVFLHKTTSNMLKNYSDKNGNDVTKTVHKGRKTFAFWTLVCLLFILAIGNLVLTFTILAVLRLGQGLESMEFLPEHNAIKFFGLTDLDHIYKRDGLIESFRDTPMSITSENGSVVFNLQTRLSRTDTKLVVNTSGVFIKGVNSLELTDPDSGERVFSTANPEITVTESINNLNAKQVSTKRISSPVDEDLTFRSETSAYLRGAEGTHMESKELFWSADQDIYLKSINGSVVLSGKEGVFIDVRYLPIAIPLNKDKFHGTGQFKVCVCMPQGKLFRIAVPNGQKITCSHVNMTGELNPCM; from the exons atgatGTCAAATCTTCGGGGCGTCTCGCCCTTATCAGAAGCAATGTCCGACACGACGCTAGAAAGAAATCGTGGAGAAAAGGCGTTGTTAACCAAAACGCCCTCTCAAAGCCaagtatttttacataaaacaacaaGTAATATGCTTAAAAATTACTCTGATAAAAATGGAAACGACGTTACGAAGACTGTTCATAAAGGCCGCAAAACCTTTGCGTTTTGGACACTAGTGtgcctattatttatattggctATCGGGAATCTGGTTCTCACGTTCACCATTCTCGCTGTATTAAGACTTGGGCAAG gCCTTGAAAGTATGGAGTTTCTCCCAGAGCACAACGCTATCAAATTCTTCGGATTAACAGATTTAGATCATATTTATAAGAGAGATGGTTTGATAGAAAGCTTCAGAGACACACCCATGAGTATAACGAGTGAAAATGGTTCTGTAGTCTTCAATTTGCAGACCag ATTATCACGCACGGATACAAAATTGGTGGTGAACACGTCTGGAGTCTTCATCAAAGGGGTGAACTCCCTCGAACTGACCGACCCTGACTCCGGCGAGCGGGTGTTCAGCACCGCGAACCCGGAGATCACGGTTACTGAAAGCATTAATAACTTGAATGCTAAG CAAGTATCAACGAAACGCATCTCATCACCAGTTGACGAGGATCTCACTTTCCGTTCTGAAACATCAGCCTACCTCCGAGGAGCGGAAGGCACTCACATGGAATCGAAGGAACTGTTCTGGAGTGCTGACCAGGATATCTACTTGAAATCAATCAACGGTTCTGTTGTCCTAAGCGGTAAAGAAGGTGTCTTCATCGATGTCAGATATTTGCCGATAGCGATACCCCTTAACAAAGATAAGTTCCATGGCACGGGGCAGTTTAAAGTGTGCGTCTGTATGCCCCAAGGGAAATTGTTTAGGATAGCAGTTCCCAATGGACAAAAGATCACGTGTTCCCATGTTAATATGACCGGGGAACTGAATCCTTGTATGTAG